A single Pyxicephalus adspersus chromosome 8, UCB_Pads_2.0, whole genome shotgun sequence DNA region contains:
- the LOC140336220 gene encoding defense protein l(2)34Fc-like, producing the protein MNCLVQSFVLLFLGCFSIRTDAYPDGLVTSSCSTMMPNHGVPAQTSSSPYILSLAKTTYSPGEKITVTLTSSSGSTKFRGFLIQARSGSDTTPLGSFQVTTSNARTLTCSQAADAVSQTLNDGKTSLTMTWEAPTSTTADIQIIATVVQTGQVFWTKVASSKLSYMAVPNNTISSTVSTTATSGSTVSTTATSGSTMRTGSTSSSSMNNGTSVTATSKNNIPSGGSQLCAQHFKVFLLFCIVMAISFLVQ; encoded by the exons ATGAATTGTTTGGTACAAAGCTTTGTCCTTTTATTTCTTGGCTGCTTTTCAATCAGAACGGATGCCTATCCTGATGGCCTAGTTACTTCTTCATGTAGCACAATGATGCCAAACCATGGTGTCCCAGCTCAGACCTCATCCTCACCATATATTCTGTCTTTGGCTAAAACCACTTACAGTCCTGGAGAAAAGATTACAG tCACACTCACCAGTAGTAGCGGTTCTACTAAGTTTAGAGGTTTTCTTATCCAAGCTCGATCAGGCAGTGATACCACCCCATTGGGCTCCTTCCAAGTCACCACGTCAAATGCACGGACTCTTACTTGCTCACAAGCTGCT GATGCAGTCAGTCAAACGTTAAATGATGGAAAGACTAGTCTAACGATGACATGGGAAGCGCCAACTTCAACAACTGCAGACATTCAAATTAT AGCCACAGTCGTCCAAACAGGGCAGGTTTTCTGGACCAAGGTCGCAAGTTCAAAACTTTCATACATGGCAGTGCCCAACAACACAATTAGTTCTACTGTGAGCACCACTGCTACATCTGGTTCCACTGTGAGCACCACTGCTACATCTGGTTCTACCATGAGAACTGGTAGCACATCTAGTTCGTCTATGAATAATGGAACATCGGTTACTGCAACCTCAAAAAACAATATTCCTAGTGGTGGATCCCAACTTTgc gcccagcattttaaagtatttctgCTGTTCTGTATTGTGATGGCCATTTCATTCCTGGTACAATGA